The DNA region ATGCACAGGATTAAGGGGAAATATCGTCAGGCGCTGGCATCACTACTTCTGCTTAAGGGCTTTAATGTGAGAACCACAGCTCATGCTGGGttgagctggagctgcagggacgtGCACCTTGTCCTAGTGCTGGACATCCTGTCAACTGACCGGGGACGTGGGAAATACTTTGGCTGTGTTCATGTGTAGGTCCTgtgcatgaaaacaaaattacaagcagaagaaataacCCTGGGGAGAACACAAGTAAGCctcttttatctcttttctcttctcttctcttctcttctcttctcttctcttctcttctcttctcttctcttctcttctcttctcttctcttctcttctcttctcttctcttctcttctcttctcttctcttctcttctcttctcttctcttctcttctcttctcttctcttctcttctcttctcttctcttctcttctcttctcttctcttctcttctcttctcttctcttctctcttctcttctcttctcttctcttctcttctcttctcttctctcttctcttctcttctcttctctttctcttctcttctctcttctcttctctctcttctcttctcttcgcttactcttctcttctcttctcttctcttctctttctcgtctcttctcttctcttcttctcttctttctcttctttctccttccttctcctttccttttctcctttcctttctcctttctcctttcctttcctttcctttcctttcctttcctttcctttcatttccttcctttccttccttcctttctttcctttcctttctttcctttcctttcctttcctttcctttcctttcctttcctttcctttcctttcctttcctttcctttcctttccttcctttcctttcctttcctttccttccttcccttccctcccttcccttcccttcccttcccttcccttcccttcccttcccttcccttcccttcccttcccttcccttcccccttctcctttcccttttgttctTTGGATTACTTCAACATTCAGTCAAAAACTGCAGTCCTACAGGACATTACACATTGCACCAAACGGAGCAGATGTTGAACCCAGCAGACtgtaagaaggaaaacaattctCCTGTCCCGCCCGGCGTGGGGTTACCCTTCATGTGCTTATCTATTCCTTGATGTTGTCGCTGCGTCCCAGGAGTGTCTGTGGAACCTGTCAGGTCCCATTAACTGGTGAGAGTTGGTATATTCTATTAATAATTTGCTAGAAAACTAAACTTCCTCTGTTTTTTATTACAGTTGTCTAACCGCCTGAGGACTCAGACAGTACCAGATTGACCAAATACAAGAGCGATGGTGAGTGCGTGTTTTCTGTGCCACGCTGTGCCAAGCGTTTGATCAGATAAATGTGGGGAGTGTAGCTCAGATAAGGACACAACAGGAAGAACACAGTCACCATCTGTCCCTTTATGGGGGGGACTTTATCACTTTTTGCTGCTTCCTCATGCTAGAGGAGAATGACCCACACATGGGGGATTTTCCATTTTGGAAGTTAATGGCAAATCCAATCAGATATTAGTTCAAAGAGCAGGAATTTCTCTAGCTAAACTTCCTGGGCATATTATTCTTTCAGGGCTCAACCTGCCAGGTAACCATCTACACAGCAGTTATCCCTGTGCCTGTTTCAGAAAGCCCAAGCTACATGGGTGTTAAGCAGAGTTTTGCTGATGATTTCCATGGGAACATGGAGAGCTTTGTAAGAGCTGGTGCAGTCCCACAAAAAAGCAGCGGACAGTTTGTGAATCACCCTTTTGAGTAAAACACTGCGCTTCCCGGTGCAttattttacagaatgatgGTCTTGGAGAAGTCAGGAATAGGGCTTTGATGGGAACAGCTTCTTCTATGGTTTACATAGAAAACTGCTGagaagaagctgcagctggactGAACAGAGACGTCAGGCTGCCTGCCATGATTTAATTGCAAACCAGATACTCCACGGACAGCTGTATGAAGAGATTTTCTCCGTTTAGTTGTGTCCCTGTGCCTTATTTCTTATGTGGCTGGGAAGTCCCTCTAGAACAAACAGTTTGTCTTTAGTGTGGAACCCTTGTAGAAAATCATTTGTGTTTGGTGGGTGGACTTTCCTTGCTATCACTGGTTTGCATATTTTgagttgatttttttaagttcagCTTTACTGTGTGTAATATCTGCCTTTCATAACTCCTCTCCTGTGGGTTTAGGCGACAATCAAGGGGGTCTCAAGCTTCAGTGCTGAGCAGGAAGCACAGGCGCTAAGGAAGGCTATGAAGGGATTTGGTAAGTTGGTCTCCCTCTGCTGCTAAAACCTCTCTTTTTCCCCCAAGCATTGGGAACGTTTTGTCTGGTGGTTCGTTAGGAGGGGAAGTCTGCCATTTGCAAAGCGACTTGATCAGACTGAGGCCTGAACACAGCTGGAGATCCAAGTCTTGGCCACAAAAACATCGCTGGTCAGGCGCTTGCCTTCTCTCTCCTGCAGGAGATGTTGAGagccatagaatcatagtaCGTCCTGAATttgaaggacccacaaggatcattgagtccaactcctgtccctgcacaggacaacccccaaattcacaccatgtgtctgaggacattgtccagtcacTTCTTGAGTCCTGCCAGGTGTGGGGCTGTGACACCCCGACAACCAGGTTGTGTATAGAATGGAAGACGTTGACAACCAGGTTGCGTAGGGAACAGAAGATGTTGAGAACCAGGTTGTGTAGGGAACAGAAGATGTTGAGAACCAGGTTGCGTAGGGAACAGAAGATGTTGACAACCAGGTTGCGTAGGGAACAGAAGATGTTGACAACCAGGTTGCGTAGGGAACAGAGGATGTTGAGAACCAGGTTGTGTAGGGAACAGAAGATGTTGAGAACCAGGTTGTGTAGGGAACAGAAGATGGCTAATAACACACTTTGGACAAGACCAGAGCAGGCTTCTGGTTCCTGTGCAAGCTTGACTGGTTTCCATTGGTTTCTTCCAGGCACAGATGAAGATGCCATCATCGAGGTCTTGACCAAACTAAACGTTTCCCAACGTCAGCAAGTTCTGATCACCTATAAAAGCAGCATTGGTAGGGTAGGTGGTCTTCAGAGATGAGTGACTGTGGCTTTAACTGGGAGATGCAGACAATTTGGGGTTATAACACTTGGGTGAAACGTGAACAACATCCCAGTCCCCACAACAGCAAGGTTGGCACAAAGTTTTCCTGCCAAGTTCATTTTGATTTGGTTCACTTCAGAGCAGCCGTTCATCCGAGGAGGGCTGGAGAATGAAGAAAAGGGGTGAATGAGTTCTTCCCATTCTCAAAGGCTGCATCTGCTCCCgactcctttctcttctctccatCTTGCAGGATTTGATTGATGACTTGAAGTCTGAGCTGAGTGGGAATTTTGAAAGGGTGATCATAGGTCTGATGACTCCTACCACCATGTACGACGTGCACGAACTGAGGAGGGCTGTGAAGGTTTGGAAATCTTCCTTTTATGTTGCTTAAGTTCTGGTCAATTTAACATGATATGGCATAATTATACATTTATTattatgtaatatatatataattatatattatatattttaaaaatcctagTTGCATATCAAACCAGTTGTCATTATAATCTGGGATCTCATCTCTGCAATTTCCTAGGGTGCAGGAACAGATGAAGGTTGCCTGATTGAAATTCTGGCTTCTCGCACAAACGAAGAGATTCGTCGCATCAATGAGAACTACAAACTTCGTATGTAGTACAAACTTCAAGCCATTGTCATACTGACTGAAAAGTCACTTGTGTGTATGCATGGGCATgtaaagaggaaagagaagggtCTGTTCACCTTTAAATGTGACAAATCAGCCAACACAACTATTATCATGTGTCTGGAGAGAAGTTCTGTGCTAAAGAGCTGTCAACAGCGGGACAGCTACCAGCCTCAAGAATTAGAATTTCACCCACAAATTAAATCGGTGTAAATAAAATGGGCTCAGGTGGTTATGTCTATCAGTCAGATGTCTGTCCATGTGTGGTTCTATTGCCAGTTTTAGACTGGCTGTGCTGCTTAATTTTACACTGAAGCACTAAATATGATGGCTGGACTGCTGTGATGACAGTCaagaaggccaccagcatcctggctggtaccagcactgtgtggccagcaggcccagggcagcgaccgtccctgtgctgggacctggggaggaaaaacctcgaatcctgggggcagttctgggcccctcagctcagggctcaaaatggtggcaccaaaatcacctcagggctcaaaatggcggccccaGGGGTGGCGGGATCACCTCATGAAatcccttgaggtgctggagcgagttgagagaagggaacggagctggtgaggggctggagcacaagtgtgatggagcggctgagggacctgggggttcagctggagaacaggagctgaggggagaccttctgatctctgaactgcctgaaaggagcttggagccaggggggtcgggctctgctccccaggaacaagcgccaggagcagaggaaacggcctcaagttgcaccaggggaggttgaggttggatgtgggaacaatttcttccccaaagggctgtggggcattggaacaggctgcccagggcagtgctggagtcaccatccctggagggctggacagacggacatgaggttctcagggacagggatcagaggtggacttggcagtgttgggctaacagttggacttgatgaacttaaagatcctttccaacctaaattcagtgattctatgatgtttAGACCCCTGAGCAGAATTCTACACTTACCTGGCTTACAGCTGGCAAACGTTGTGCACAAACATTGCCCAGGTGGTAGATGTGTTGCTAACATGTCATTTGTGTGGGTGCTCTTGCTAGAATACGGCTGTACCCTCGAGGAGGACATTGTCTCTGACACATCTTCCATGTTCCGAAGAGTTCTCGTGTCCCTCGCCACGGTAAGTCCAGGCAAAGGAAAATGGGGGTGAATCTGCCCGTTGCTGGTGGACACGTCTCTCGCTTCAGTGATGAGGTGTTTCAGGGTGACTTTTATTTCACTTATCTTGCATTTCACCTCGCCTGCATTTCACACGTACCTTCTGCAGGGAGAGGAGTCTGACACTGGGTACGTGTTAATGCCATGTGCTCTTCTTAAAATGGCCCAGTTAAAGTGGATTGTTGCTTGTTTCAAAAGGAAGTATTATATAAATCACATCTGGGCCATGTTTTGCTGTATTTGTGAGCTACCATTCAGTTTTAAGGATCCCGTTATGCCCCTCCAGGAACTTGTCTCGAATGGGGAATTTGCAGGACTTGCTTCCATTGGCTGCTCTGGTGAAATGAGTTTTTCATCCTTCTACCCCCACAGGGAAACAGAGATGAGGGAACATATGTGGATGGTGCCCTCGCTCAACAAGATGCTCAGGTGTGTAGcaattttcttccttgctgtTCCTGTACATGTGATGTGTGGTGAATCCCTGCTTTTCCTAGACCTCCTATTTTTCCAAGGTAGAACAGTAATCCCGAAGCTGTgtgacacagcagcagcccaggtgGAGACCTGGGCTCTCTTCTCAGTTTTCCCCCTCAGAGAAGCCTCTTCACTTACTTTGTCTGTTCACAATGTCTTCAAGTGCCTGTATGAAGCTGGGGAGAAGAAATGGGGAACAGATGAGGTTCAATTTATGACCATCCTCTGTACACGGAACAGATTCCACCTATTAAGAGGTAGGAGCTTCTGCCGTGTCCTggattttttcccttgtttgaGGACAATACTTCCATAGTCGTTCATTAACTGATTGTGAACTCCTCCTGAGACAGCAGGTATCCTAGAGCCCATTCACATTAAATTCTTTAAGACCGTTTTATTCCCTCCTGAGACAAAAAGAGACTTGAGAAAAACATCGATACAACTCACTCCGGCCTGTAAATTGGGGATAATGAAGTGTGACTCCCACCGGggcagagagggaaagaagcATTTAAACTGCTCTCATTAACTAGCAGTTCTTGAAAATGCTAGCAGCAGTGGTGGGCCAATTAGCAAGACGGTTGATAATTAAAATGGATTATTTCTGTGGGGCAGCCCTGATTTAGCTTACAGTGTCACAATAATGGTACAATGTTCATACAGAGTCTGAGGGGCTTGATCTTGCCAAGCGATCCTTGGTGGTTTACACTCTGTATGCCCTGGAGCATCTCACTCACTCTTTATCCCTGACTCTTCCTTCTAGTTTTCGATGCCTACAGAGAGATTGCTAATAAGGACATAACAGAGAGCATTAAATCTGAGATGTCAGGAGACCTCGAGGATGCTCTGTTAGCCGTGGGTGAGTTCCCCGCTTTTAAACTTTGCCTACaaagtaattaaataattagAGATATCGTCTCTTGCCCTGGCTGGCTGTAGCTTTAGGAGGCAGAtactgtttgtctttttttgcagCTGCAATCGGGTGAGAAAGCTCTGTGCTTTATGGCATCGTTTGCTTTCCCAAGTGATGCTTTGGTAGCTGACATTTGCTGTCAGGAAGCACTAAAGCCTTAAAGAAAGTGTTACTGTGCATGGAGACATTGTTTCCAGCCGGTGACTGCGGGTGTCTGCGTTGTCCTTGCTGTTTGCTGGCCCTGAGCTGCATCTTTACCAACACCTTCACTGAGAATGGGCTGGAAAGGTTTGGAAGACCAGCTCCTTTGGTTTTTATTGACCTGCATTCTCTTGTTCTTGTCTCCCTTGCAGTGAAGTGCATGCGAAATAAACCTGCGTATTTTGCTGAAAGATTGTATAAATCCATGAAGGTAAAGAGCTTTTGGTGCGAGATCATTATTATTTCCCccccttgcctttccatgcttgAGTCAGTACCATGACAGCAATCATTAGAGAAAGAGAATCTCTCAATAactgggaaaaaaggaaaatctgagCTTATTTATGGACCTATTTTCCCATTGGGAAGCTCAGAGCGATACACTTACTGGGGAGCACACTGCTAGGGATCCCTCCACTGATGTAAAAATGCTCTGATTAGGAACAGATCCCACAGAAAACCAAGTGCTAAAACCTTTGTGCCTCTCACTGATTTAGCCAAAAGTCTTGTAGTTGCACGTGGTTGGTTTATTTCTTTAGGGCTTGGGAACAGATGACAACACGCTGATCCGGGTGATGGTGTCCCGCTGTGAAATAGATATGCTGGAGATCAGAAGGGAATTCCTGAGCATGTATGGGAAATCGCTCTACTCCTTCATTAAGGTGAGATTTTCAGTGTTAGAAATGAGCTGGATTTGCTAAACAGCTTAAAGTAGACAGGTCCCCACTTGACACCTCTTGGGTATTTCAGAGGAGCTGGAAATAAGGAGACTTTACATGTATGTACTGAAAATGTTCCTGAATGTTCTTAAATTGTCAGAGAGGATAAAAACCCTACAACCAATTGTACCTGCTGGAAAGAATCCAGCACAGAGCGCTACAACTAATTgtgttcctttttcctttctaggGGGACTGCTCAGGAGACTATAGGAAAGTTCTGCTCAGACTCTGTGGCGGGGAGGATTAAAGGATTCCTGCTGTACTGCTGGGTGATGGGAAGTAGCTGATCATgaggatttctttctttttaatttttccccattATCTTATTAGTTGCTAAGAGCATTGACGTTGGTTAGTTAATGCTCTGGTTAGATAACGGCCATTCTGGTTGTCCCTTTTGATACGCTTTTATGCTCGGAACACCTATGTGTCTACTAATCGGGCTAACAAAGCCCATCTTAAACAGAATGCTGCAACCAAATATATAGAAGCTAAATGATTTCCTGACCAGCTGTCGCTTTGCCATTGCATTGACGAGTAAAACTCGATCAACTGAAACAAACTGGGATGCAGAATGCGAGATGCTGCACGAGGAGAAATTAACCTCATCACTACATGGAGAATGCAGAACGCAGGCTTGCTTCGGTCTTTGCAAGAtaatttaaacacaaataaatcaATCATCTAAAATATTAGCACGATCAGATCTTAACTTGCCCTCTGTTAGTGTGGAGCATTAACAGGTTGGCTGCACTTAATATATATGTTGCCTATAGATCTGTAGGTAGGGAAGATGTCACGGGTGACATCAGAAAACTTGCTGCTCTGGTTACAGGGCAGCCTCATGTTCTTGGTCTGTCTTGACTCGTGGGACTATAAATCATCAGGGTTACATTACTAACACAAACCCTTCCTCTGGCCAAAGCGATGTCCTTAGAACGGTGCCTTTTCAGCAATGGTCTGTCCCCCAAACCATGTCCCACCAGCACTCCCTGGTGCCTTAGGCCGGGATGCCTTGTCCGGGGGTCACTCACCGCGTCTCCCTGGTGCTGGCTGGGTGGACGTGTCACCGTGTCACCATGTCACCAGCACAGGGTCCTGTTTTTGTGCCTGTGCCAGACTGGGACGTCCACACCAACCTCTGGAAGAGACTTTTCCCCAGGCCCCACGCAACTGAGTGTTGTTTTCACTAGAACTATTTGGTTCTTGTTTGGCCTCGCAAAAGGCCGATAGGCTTGAATAGGAGATACTTTCATGGCCTCAAATAAAACAGCTTACTTTCTTGCTCGCTGTGCTGCAATTGGAGATACATTCCTTAGTTTTGGTGGGagatttttccagttctacTGGAGCATTCTGCTCAGTGAAAGAGAAATTGTCTTACCCAGTACAACAGGCTCACAGATGCGCTCAGGCTTGGGTTGGTGTTTAAATGCTTTGTGTTacgttgctttttaaaaatgaataaacaatTCATTTCCATACCTTCTGCCACTATTGTGTGTTCTGGGAGAGGAAATGTGAAGTAAGTGTGTCCTTATTTAACAATTTATGTGCTCCACAGatgctttctctccctttttcttctgcacGCACCTTCCAGTCACAGAGTGGGGTGCGCGGGGCCCTGTCTGGGGTGATATCGCCCCAGGGGACACGTCTGTAAATCCATCACCTGTATCTCTGCAGGCCATTCACGTGGCAACACCGTAAATTCTCCTCCAGCAGGGCTTTGGGAAATGGTTTATAATGGTTTATAAAATCCCATCTCCGTGGTGGGAACTCACCGCTATgtggggcaggtttggggtgcaggccCGCACcccccagctgctgcagttGGGTGGCTGTTGCTGCGCTCACTTGCAGCTCAATAATCATGTGCagatcatggaatcacagaatgttttgggttgaagggaccttcccagcccccccagtgccccccctgccatgacagggacatcttcagcagctcaggttgctcagagccccgtccagcctggcctgggatgtctccagggatggttcatctaccacctctctgggaacctgggacaggctctcaccaccctcaggggcagcAATTTCTTATATCCAGCTTGCATCTCgcctcttttaatttaaaaccatcactccttgtcctaccacaacaggccctgctaaaaaatctGCCCCAATCCTTCTTATTGTccccttttaagcacagaaaggctgcaataacgTGTCCCCGgcgcttctcttctccagctgaacaccccagctctctcagcctgtcccacagcagagctgctccagctgaaaCGAAGCAATAAACAGCAGAATCAATGATACTGTTCAGcaacattctttattttatcactGCTGGGGACCTCTGGGCATCATCCTCCATCagtgctccaaagactggatgctcttacgttgcttatattcacttaattattacatatgcattacaatttctgaaaattttgacatacaacTATACTAAGGAATAATTGATGTTAGCCATAGTTGTTTCGTTTCTTGCTTatatctattaattattagttaaataccaactaagcactctgcttctaaacaatgtgtCACTCAATCTTCcatctccctcttgtcatgtaGAAGGATCTAAACCTTGAAAAACATCCCCTCGTTTTGCAGGTGGCCAGGAAGCATTGATCATGTCAGTTCGTTAACGAAGGTGTAAGGAACGTTTAACAAAGAACTGCTGTTTTTACGTAACTGAGGACCCAGCGCGGGGGAAGGACCAAGAGACATGGGACTATGAATCCCTAATGTAAAACAGTCTCTTCCCGGAATATATACcgatacctgtatttacaagttcaTCTAGGTGGAAGGGTAGCCAAAGAACTAGGAATCCATATCTTAAATAgattgataaggggaagggtattgtatgtaaactgaggcaggtcGGGTGGactgtaaaccctgaagtaccaaccaatggggaacaggggagggaaattgc from Columba livia isolate bColLiv1 breed racing homer chromosome 25, bColLiv1.pat.W.v2, whole genome shotgun sequence includes:
- the ANXA4 gene encoding annexin A4, translating into MATIKGVSSFSAEQEAQALRKAMKGFGTDEDAIIEVLTKLNVSQRQQVLITYKSSIGRDLIDDLKSELSGNFERVIIGLMTPTTMYDVHELRRAVKGAGTDEGCLIEILASRTNEEIRRINENYKLQYGCTLEEDIVSDTSSMFRRVLVSLATGNRDEGTYVDGALAQQDAQCLYEAGEKKWGTDEVQFMTILCTRNRFHLLRVFDAYREIANKDITESIKSEMSGDLEDALLAVVKCMRNKPAYFAERLYKSMKGLGTDDNTLIRVMVSRCEIDMLEIRREFLSMYGKSLYSFIKGDCSGDYRKVLLRLCGGED